The Aeromicrobium senzhongii genome includes a window with the following:
- a CDS encoding ABC transporter permease subunit: MTTVTAPASAGPTWLDAVRAERQKLFSVRSTWWTLAAIVVLGAGLTTIICAASADWLASDDADEAVGSFITWGMMIAQVGAVVLGALAVTTEYGSGQIRSTFAATPARGRVLAAKALVVTVVLFVAGTVTALLGYVGGNWFLDREGIGMALEGDVLRSMYGSGLYLAGLGLMSVGAGFILRHTAGVISLLLALVFVLSAMAPLIPGVVGEWIEKLMPGNAGASIATPVAFNPGLLDPWPGYGAFVVEIAVVLAVAWILVKRRDA, translated from the coding sequence ATGACCACCGTGACCGCTCCCGCCAGCGCGGGACCCACCTGGCTCGACGCCGTCCGCGCCGAGCGACAGAAGCTGTTCAGCGTCCGATCCACGTGGTGGACGCTGGCCGCGATCGTGGTGCTCGGCGCCGGGCTCACCACGATCATCTGCGCGGCGAGCGCCGATTGGCTCGCCAGTGACGACGCCGACGAGGCGGTCGGCTCCTTCATCACCTGGGGCATGATGATCGCCCAGGTCGGCGCCGTCGTGCTGGGCGCCCTGGCCGTCACGACCGAGTACGGCTCGGGACAGATCCGGTCCACGTTCGCGGCGACGCCGGCGCGCGGCCGGGTGCTGGCCGCCAAGGCCCTCGTCGTCACCGTGGTGCTGTTCGTCGCCGGCACGGTCACGGCGCTGCTCGGCTACGTCGGCGGCAACTGGTTCCTCGACCGCGAGGGCATCGGCATGGCGCTCGAGGGGGACGTCCTGCGCTCGATGTACGGGTCGGGTCTGTACCTGGCCGGCCTCGGACTCATGTCCGTGGGCGCCGGCTTCATCCTGCGCCACACCGCCGGGGTCATCTCCCTGCTGCTGGCCCTGGTGTTCGTCCTCTCGGCCATGGCACCGCTCATCCCCGGTGTCGTGGGGGAGTGGATCGAGAAGCTCATGCCCGGCAACGCGGGCGCCTCGATCGCCACCCCGGTGGCGTTCAACCCCGGACTGCTCGATCCCTGGCCCGGGTACGGAGCCTTCGTGGTCGAGATCGCCGTCGTGCTGGCCGTCGCGTGGATCCTGGTGAAGCGGCGCGACGCCTGA
- a CDS encoding MFS transporter, giving the protein MTGRVDGRRPNPWLMLTAAMAAQVTATAIVSTPLLLIPFLHLDQGLSLVASGGLAAAPTVGTLLTLVAWGAVVDRVGERISLTAGLLILVAGSAVALTGARADEATLLAAGFALCGVGASSSNSASGRLVVGWFPAERRGLAMGIRQTGLPLGVGLAALVVPGWADQRGIASVVGLCVGLAVVSTIFVGLTVVDPPRPRSSDPVAAANPYRGDVRLVRIHAASALLVIPQYVVWSFMLLWLIDRHGWSAAAAGALYAGSQVLGAAGRVGAGWWSDRVGDRLGPMRQVATAATVVMVALAAFDATPLAIAVMVVAAVVTVAPNGLAFTAVAEIAGPLWSGRAFGIQNTGQYLTAAAVPPLMGAVIQHAGYGWAFAGAAIFPLFAIALVPVATRR; this is encoded by the coding sequence GTGACCGGGCGGGTGGACGGGCGGCGCCCCAACCCCTGGCTCATGCTCACGGCCGCGATGGCCGCCCAGGTCACGGCCACCGCGATCGTCTCGACCCCGCTGCTACTGATCCCGTTCCTGCACCTGGACCAAGGCCTGTCGCTCGTCGCGAGCGGTGGCCTGGCTGCCGCGCCGACCGTCGGCACCCTGCTGACGCTCGTGGCCTGGGGCGCGGTCGTGGACCGGGTCGGCGAGCGCATCTCGCTCACCGCCGGGCTGCTGATCCTCGTGGCCGGCAGCGCCGTGGCCCTGACCGGCGCGCGCGCCGACGAGGCGACCCTCCTGGCCGCCGGGTTCGCCCTGTGCGGCGTGGGGGCGAGCAGCTCCAACTCCGCCAGCGGCCGCCTCGTCGTCGGGTGGTTCCCGGCCGAGCGACGCGGGCTGGCGATGGGCATCCGCCAGACCGGTCTCCCGCTGGGCGTCGGCCTCGCGGCACTCGTCGTCCCGGGCTGGGCCGACCAGCGCGGCATCGCCTCGGTCGTGGGCCTGTGCGTGGGCCTGGCCGTCGTCTCGACGATCTTCGTCGGGCTCACCGTCGTCGATCCGCCGCGGCCCCGGAGCTCCGATCCCGTGGCCGCGGCGAACCCCTACCGCGGCGACGTCCGCCTGGTGCGCATCCACGCCGCGTCGGCACTGCTGGTGATCCCGCAGTACGTGGTCTGGAGCTTCATGCTGCTGTGGCTGATCGACCGACACGGCTGGAGCGCCGCGGCCGCCGGAGCGCTCTACGCGGGATCCCAAGTACTGGGGGCGGCCGGACGCGTCGGCGCCGGCTGGTGGTCGGACCGGGTCGGCGACCGCCTCGGCCCGATGCGGCAGGTCGCGACCGCCGCGACCGTGGTGATGGTCGCCCTCGCGGCCTTCGACGCGACTCCCCTGGCCATCGCGGTCATGGTCGTGGCCGCCGTCGTCACGGTGGCGCCCAACGGGCTGGCGTTCACCGCGGTCGCCGAGATCGCCGGCCCGTTGTGGTCGGGACGCGCCTTCGGGATCCAGAACACCGGCCAGTACCTGACGGCCGCAGCGGTGCCTCCGTTGATGGGCGCGGTGATCCAACATGCGGGCTACGGCTGGGCCTTCGCGGGAGCCGCGATCTTCCCCCTGTTCGCGATCGCGCTCGTACCTGTTGCTACTCGCAGGTAA
- a CDS encoding ATP-binding cassette domain-containing protein: MTLAFRDYSWTPSHASRPVLTRLDLTVEPGERVLLVGPSGSGKSTALHAAAGALGATLVGESSGSVEVSGRIGMVTQNPSSSIVADRIGRDVAFGPENLGVPRDEIWRRVRAALESVSLRHELDRFTSALSGGERHRLALAGALATRPDVLLLDEPTSMLDPDLAAEVRDSVLRVVGDRTLIVVEHRFEPWLDHVDRVIVLDAGRVVLDGSVAEFLGAAVPDALWMPGRPAPVPATIPAELVRPVVEATVEARDLVIDQVTRTLRGTERTRAVDALTLTLSPGTTTALVGPSGAGKSSALLGLAGLLEPVSGHRTGPDELGWCPQDPEVGFVARSVRLELEATPRALGRPVDVDALLEVIGLPGRGDDHPYRLSGGEQRRLALAAAVAHRPGLVLADEPTVGQDRGTWAVVAGWLGTAAGCGATVAVSTHDADLPRDRDVVLKDGVVVA, translated from the coding sequence GTGACGCTCGCGTTCCGCGACTACTCCTGGACGCCGTCGCACGCGTCCCGGCCGGTGCTCACCCGACTCGACCTGACGGTCGAGCCGGGTGAGCGGGTCCTGCTGGTGGGCCCGAGCGGCTCAGGCAAGTCCACCGCCCTCCATGCGGCCGCCGGCGCCCTGGGCGCGACGCTGGTGGGCGAGTCCAGTGGGTCGGTCGAGGTCTCGGGCCGGATCGGCATGGTCACCCAGAACCCGTCCTCGTCGATCGTCGCGGACCGGATCGGCCGGGACGTCGCCTTCGGGCCCGAGAACCTGGGTGTGCCGCGCGACGAGATCTGGCGGCGGGTCCGGGCCGCACTCGAGTCGGTGAGCCTGCGCCACGAGCTGGATCGGTTCACCAGCGCGCTCTCGGGCGGTGAGCGTCATCGCCTCGCCCTCGCGGGGGCATTGGCGACCCGACCCGACGTGCTGCTGTTGGACGAGCCCACGTCGATGCTCGACCCGGACCTCGCGGCGGAGGTGCGGGACTCCGTGCTGCGCGTCGTCGGCGATCGGACCCTGATCGTCGTCGAGCACCGTTTCGAGCCCTGGCTCGACCACGTCGACCGGGTGATCGTCCTCGATGCGGGGCGGGTCGTCCTCGACGGCTCGGTGGCGGAGTTCCTGGGCGCGGCGGTGCCGGACGCACTCTGGATGCCCGGGCGTCCCGCGCCGGTGCCGGCGACGATCCCGGCGGAGCTGGTCCGGCCGGTCGTCGAGGCGACGGTCGAGGCGCGCGACCTCGTGATCGACCAGGTCACCCGCACGCTGCGAGGCACCGAGCGCACGCGCGCGGTCGATGCGCTGACGCTCACCCTCTCGCCGGGCACGACCACGGCGCTCGTCGGGCCCAGTGGTGCGGGCAAGTCCAGTGCCCTGCTGGGCCTGGCGGGACTGTTGGAACCCGTGTCGGGGCACCGGACCGGGCCGGACGAGCTCGGGTGGTGTCCGCAGGATCCGGAGGTCGGCTTCGTCGCGAGGTCCGTGCGCCTGGAGCTCGAGGCCACGCCCCGTGCGCTGGGTCGCCCGGTCGACGTCGATGCGCTGCTCGAGGTCATCGGCCTGCCCGGCCGCGGTGACGACCATCCGTACCGGCTCTCCGGCGGGGAGCAGCGTCGTCTCGCCCTCGCCGCGGCGGTGGCGCACCGGCCGGGCCTGGTGCTAGCGGACGAGCCGACGGTCGGGCAGGACCGGGGCACCTGGGCCGTCGTCGCGGGATGGCTGGGCACGGCCGCCGGCTGCGGCGCGACGGTGGCGGTGTCGACCCACGACGCCGACCTGCCGCGCGATCGCGACGTCGTCCTCAAGGACGGGGTGGTCGTCGCGTGA
- a CDS encoding heterodisulfide reductase-related iron-sulfur binding cluster yields the protein MEPINIIAGVITVVSTALAVYYLAPGIKRMLGVIRAGTPAYGRTDNPKSRTKNMLVETLGHTRMLQWHWVGILHWAVFFSFLILSTAVATAYLQVWNPHLVLPLIGHFFLFEWVSEAISWLGLIGIAALIVIRQRNHPRNLGRKSRFFGSRFGQAYFVEAMVALECGAGILIRGAEYQLMKLEGDSHASAFHFPTTSWIGETLWSGLSVTGLEAAISIIAVVKVVSATVWLMVIGKNLTMGVAWHRFLAWFNIYFKRESDGSTALGALVPLYVGGKPLDLETMEDMEEEEFEKLGVGKVEDFSWKSILDFSTCTECGRCQSQCPAWNTEKPLSPKLLMMGLREHAYAKVPLLGADPETLTEEQQRELERPLIGTEDLFGVIDPDVLWSCTNCGACVQQCPVDIEHVDHIDNMRRYQVLVESNFPTELNNIFKGLERKGNPWGMNPRDRMKWAEDLDFEVKQVGVDVESLDEVEWLFWVGCAGAFEDRAKKTTQAVAELLDIAGVTFAVLGDGETCSGDSARRAGNEIVFKQLAMENVATFEEVNVKKVVSTCAHCFNTLKNEYKELGVELEVVHHTQLLNRLVREKKLKPIAPAAPAAKVTYHDPCFLGRHNQVYSPPRELIGATGADYVEMDRAKETSFCCGAGGARMWMEEKIGSRININRTEEAIGTGAEKIAVGCPFCRVMLADGLTAKQADDESLLNVEVLDVAQLLLQAVKRSEEDVVAEAEALAAAAADSHAAGDEPEDAEPGPEATADAGTLTDTEDVGAAADAHESAEAPTDAGADLDNPEGDSRAADAEVAAKHNIAVDDQGTAGGIFESGDATPEGAADAEGTKPVSVATEPEDEPAQSDPEPEAVGTAVSQPEFGSEDGADQPEAEPTPEPDAEPAAEPTPEEEPKADATPATEHEQPSLLDSIEDEPKPHTAAEDEPKPEPHPESGDTTNPDAESVVYDDPRPEIPAEKHAEPTPEQEELAAITPVEDAPAPDPVSEDAAPLSEANPSGEDLSGSATDASNVESDDTKA from the coding sequence ATGGAACCGATCAACATCATCGCCGGCGTGATCACTGTGGTCTCGACGGCGTTGGCGGTGTACTACCTGGCACCCGGCATCAAGCGGATGCTCGGAGTCATCCGCGCCGGCACGCCTGCGTACGGACGCACCGACAACCCGAAGAGCCGCACCAAGAACATGCTGGTCGAGACTCTCGGTCACACCCGCATGCTCCAGTGGCACTGGGTGGGCATCTTGCACTGGGCGGTGTTCTTCAGCTTCCTGATCCTCAGCACCGCGGTCGCCACCGCGTACCTGCAGGTCTGGAACCCGCACCTGGTGCTGCCGCTGATCGGACACTTCTTCCTCTTCGAGTGGGTCAGCGAGGCCATCTCCTGGCTCGGCCTGATCGGCATCGCGGCTCTCATCGTGATCCGCCAGCGCAACCACCCGCGCAACCTCGGCCGCAAGAGCCGCTTCTTCGGCTCGCGCTTCGGCCAGGCCTACTTCGTCGAGGCGATGGTGGCGCTCGAGTGCGGCGCCGGCATCCTCATCCGCGGCGCCGAGTACCAGCTGATGAAGCTCGAGGGCGACAGCCATGCCAGCGCCTTCCACTTCCCCACCACGAGCTGGATCGGCGAGACCCTCTGGTCCGGCCTGTCCGTCACCGGCCTCGAGGCCGCCATCTCCATCATCGCCGTGGTCAAGGTCGTCTCGGCCACCGTCTGGCTGATGGTCATCGGCAAGAACCTCACGATGGGTGTCGCCTGGCACCGCTTCCTGGCCTGGTTCAACATCTACTTCAAGCGCGAGTCCGACGGCAGCACCGCACTGGGCGCCCTCGTCCCCCTCTACGTCGGCGGCAAGCCGCTCGACCTCGAAACCATGGAGGACATGGAGGAGGAGGAGTTCGAGAAGCTCGGCGTCGGCAAGGTCGAGGACTTCTCCTGGAAGAGCATCCTGGACTTCTCCACCTGCACCGAGTGCGGCCGCTGCCAGAGCCAGTGCCCCGCATGGAACACCGAGAAGCCGCTGTCGCCCAAGCTGCTGATGATGGGCCTGCGCGAGCACGCGTACGCCAAGGTCCCCCTGCTGGGCGCCGATCCCGAGACGCTCACCGAGGAGCAGCAGCGCGAGCTCGAGCGTCCGCTCATCGGCACCGAGGACCTCTTCGGCGTCATCGATCCCGACGTCCTGTGGTCCTGCACCAACTGCGGCGCCTGCGTCCAGCAGTGCCCGGTCGACATCGAGCACGTCGACCACATCGACAACATGCGCCGCTACCAGGTGCTCGTCGAGTCGAACTTCCCCACCGAGCTCAACAACATCTTCAAGGGCTTGGAGCGCAAGGGGAACCCGTGGGGCATGAACCCGCGCGACCGCATGAAGTGGGCCGAGGACCTCGACTTCGAGGTCAAGCAGGTCGGCGTCGACGTCGAGTCCCTCGACGAGGTCGAGTGGCTGTTCTGGGTCGGTTGCGCCGGTGCGTTCGAGGACCGCGCGAAGAAGACCACGCAGGCGGTCGCCGAGCTGCTGGACATCGCGGGCGTCACGTTCGCGGTGCTCGGTGACGGCGAGACCTGCTCCGGCGACTCGGCTCGCCGCGCCGGCAACGAGATCGTCTTCAAGCAGCTCGCGATGGAGAACGTCGCGACGTTCGAGGAAGTCAACGTCAAGAAGGTCGTCTCGACCTGCGCGCACTGCTTCAACACGCTGAAGAACGAGTACAAGGAGCTCGGCGTCGAGCTCGAGGTCGTGCACCACACGCAGCTGCTCAACCGCCTCGTGCGCGAGAAGAAGCTCAAGCCGATCGCGCCCGCCGCTCCCGCGGCGAAGGTCACCTACCACGACCCGTGCTTCCTGGGCCGCCACAACCAGGTCTACTCGCCGCCGCGCGAGCTGATCGGCGCGACCGGTGCGGACTACGTCGAGATGGATCGCGCCAAGGAGACCTCGTTCTGCTGTGGCGCCGGCGGCGCCCGCATGTGGATGGAGGAGAAGATCGGCTCGCGCATCAACATCAACCGCACCGAGGAAGCCATCGGTACGGGTGCCGAGAAGATCGCCGTGGGCTGCCCGTTCTGCCGCGTCATGCTGGCCGACGGCCTCACCGCCAAGCAGGCCGACGACGAGTCGCTGCTGAACGTCGAGGTGCTCGATGTGGCGCAGCTGCTGCTGCAGGCCGTCAAGCGCTCGGAGGAGGACGTCGTGGCCGAGGCCGAGGCGCTCGCCGCCGCGGCGGCCGACTCGCACGCCGCGGGTGACGAGCCCGAGGACGCCGAGCCGGGCCCGGAGGCGACGGCCGACGCCGGCACGCTGACGGACACCGAGGACGTCGGCGCTGCCGCCGACGCCCACGAGTCCGCCGAGGCGCCCACCGACGCCGGTGCCGACCTCGACAACCCCGAGGGCGACAGCCGGGCCGCGGACGCCGAGGTGGCCGCGAAGCACAACATCGCGGTCGACGACCAGGGCACGGCGGGCGGCATCTTCGAGTCCGGGGACGCGACGCCCGAGGGCGCTGCCGACGCCGAGGGCACCAAGCCCGTCTCCGTGGCGACCGAGCCCGAGGACGAGCCGGCCCAGTCCGATCCCGAGCCCGAGGCCGTCGGCACCGCGGTGTCGCAGCCGGAGTTCGGCTCCGAGGACGGGGCCGACCAGCCCGAGGCTGAGCCGACGCCCGAGCCCGACGCTGAGCCCGCGGCCGAGCCGACGCCCGAGGAAGAGCCGAAGGCCGACGCCACGCCGGCGACCGAGCACGAGCAGCCGTCGCTGCTCGACTCGATCGAGGACGAGCCGAAGCCCCACACGGCGGCCGAGGACGAGCCGAAGCCGGAGCCGCACCCCGAGAGCGGCGACACGACCAACCCCGACGCGGAGTCGGTCGTGTACGACGACCCGAGGCCCGAGATCCCGGCCGAGAAGCACGCCGAGCCCACCCCCGAGCAGGAGGAGCTGGCGGCCATCACGCCCGTCGAGGATGCTCCGGCACCCGATCCGGTCTCCGAGGACGCCGCGCCCCTGAGCGAGGCGAACCCCTCGGGCGAGGACCTGAGCGGATCAGCGACCGACGCGTCGAACGTCGAGAGCGACGACACGAAGGCCTGA
- a CDS encoding PT domain-containing protein: MTLLQPSRRVSAAAAACAVVLVGAVGGGVFSPASADTTLDKSFDYMCVVKAGGLNLGNRPVGVRAQTTVPESVSPGDKIAPTPVTITLAMPEVLRSSTVDLVGGVAASGGSTDSVVTLTTGGQTTSVAIPNLSSPRRDIPQEENAPWTIPAAGTVPEITVPDYAVDKVDVGLPAAFNVVATIYTAAPAPDDQVPATLACTAVAGKDLTLGSIGVTPTEEPTTEPSSEPTTEPTTEPTTEPTTEPTTEPTTEPTTEPTTDPTTEPTTEPTTEPTTEPTTEPTTEPTTEPTTEPTTEPTTEPTTEPTTEPTTEPTTEPTTEPTTEPTTEPTTEPTTDPTDPPPAGPVDLSKSFNYECKVTAGGLNLGLHEVGVLAETTVPGSVRPGEVISPRPVGITLTMPEKLRASTVDLLGGVAAEGASTDSSITLTTGGQTSTVAIPRLAAPRTDIPQTTNAPWLIPASGEVPAITTPASAVGTVELGMPQGFTVKATIHPAAGETIPSDLTCTGPADLDLGSIPVNGDPVTSPTSEPTSQPTSEPTSEPTSQPTSEPTSQPTSEPTGQPTSEPTTEPTDGAGSEAPELISSDVVSPGDVLTFSFGQNWVGREVAFELHSDPIAMGTRTVDVSGHASVRVPENAPLGEHTVELANNGRVIAAIPIEIVAADAGGDDDWSNDDAYDDSDWLASTGGPSAGLAALGGVLVLAGAGVVLMRRRARRD; the protein is encoded by the coding sequence GTGACCTTGCTCCAACCGTCCCGCCGCGTCAGTGCCGCTGCCGCCGCCTGTGCCGTGGTGCTCGTCGGTGCCGTCGGTGGCGGCGTCTTCAGTCCTGCCAGCGCCGACACCACGCTCGACAAGAGCTTCGACTACATGTGTGTCGTCAAGGCCGGTGGCCTCAACCTCGGCAACCGTCCCGTTGGCGTGCGCGCCCAGACGACGGTGCCCGAGAGCGTCAGCCCCGGTGACAAGATCGCGCCGACCCCGGTCACCATCACTCTCGCGATGCCCGAGGTCCTGCGTTCGTCGACGGTGGACCTCGTCGGTGGCGTCGCGGCCAGCGGTGGGTCGACCGACTCGGTCGTGACTCTCACGACCGGCGGCCAGACCACCTCCGTGGCGATCCCCAACCTCTCCTCGCCGCGCCGGGACATCCCGCAGGAGGAGAACGCGCCGTGGACGATCCCCGCGGCGGGCACCGTGCCCGAGATCACCGTGCCCGACTACGCCGTGGACAAGGTCGACGTCGGCCTGCCGGCAGCGTTCAACGTCGTCGCGACGATCTACACGGCCGCCCCCGCGCCCGATGACCAGGTTCCGGCGACCCTGGCCTGCACCGCCGTCGCCGGCAAGGACCTGACCCTGGGATCGATCGGCGTCACGCCGACCGAGGAGCCGACGACCGAGCCCAGCTCGGAGCCGACCACGGAGCCCACGACGGAGCCCACGACCGAGCCGACGACGGAGCCGACGACGGAGCCGACGACCGAGCCGACCACGGAACCGACCACGGATCCCACGACGGAGCCGACGACGGAGCCGACGACGGAGCCGACGACGGAGCCGACGACGGAGCCCACGACGGAGCCGACGACGGAGCCGACCACGGAGCCGACGACCGAGCCCACGACGGAGCCGACGACCGAGCCGACCACGGAGCCGACGACCGAGCCGACGACCGAGCCGACGACCGAGCCCACGACGGAGCCGACGACCGAGCCCACGACGGAACCGACCACGGACCCGACTGACCCGCCGCCCGCCGGTCCGGTGGATCTGTCCAAGAGCTTCAACTACGAATGCAAGGTCACGGCCGGCGGCCTCAACCTCGGCCTCCACGAGGTCGGAGTCCTCGCCGAGACGACGGTTCCGGGGTCGGTGCGTCCGGGCGAGGTCATCTCCCCGCGTCCGGTCGGCATCACGCTGACGATGCCCGAGAAGCTGCGCGCCTCCACGGTGGACCTCCTCGGAGGCGTCGCGGCCGAAGGTGCCTCGACGGACTCGTCCATCACCCTCACCACCGGGGGACAGACGTCGACCGTGGCGATCCCGCGACTGGCGGCGCCGCGTACCGACATCCCGCAGACGACGAACGCGCCGTGGCTGATTCCCGCCTCGGGCGAGGTCCCCGCGATCACCACGCCCGCCTCGGCGGTCGGCACGGTCGAGTTGGGCATGCCCCAGGGGTTCACGGTCAAGGCGACCATCCATCCCGCGGCGGGCGAGACGATCCCTTCGGACCTGACCTGCACGGGACCGGCTGACCTCGATCTCGGCAGCATCCCGGTCAACGGCGACCCGGTCACCTCCCCGACCTCGGAGCCCACGTCGCAGCCGACCTCGGAGCCCACGTCCGAGCCGACCAGCCAGCCCACGTCGGAGCCCACGTCGCAGCCGACGTCCGAGCCGACCGGCCAGCCCACGTCGGAGCCGACCACGGAGCCCACGGACGGAGCCGGAAGCGAGGCGCCGGAGCTCATCAGCTCCGACGTCGTGTCGCCCGGTGACGTGCTCACGTTCTCCTTCGGGCAGAACTGGGTCGGTCGCGAGGTCGCCTTCGAGCTGCACTCCGATCCGATCGCCATGGGCACGCGGACCGTGGACGTGTCGGGCCACGCGTCCGTGCGCGTTCCCGAGAACGCGCCGCTCGGCGAGCACACGGTCGAGCTGGCGAACAACGGTCGTGTCATCGCCGCGATCCCGATCGAGATCGTGGCCGCCGATGCCGGCGGCGATGACGACTGGTCGAACGACGACGCGTACGACGACTCCGACTGGCTCGCCTCCACCGGCGGTCCGAGTGCCGGCCTGGCCGCCCTCGGTGGCGTCCTGGTCCTCGCCGGTGCGGGTGTCGTGCTGATGCGCCGCAGGGCACGTCGGGACTGA
- a CDS encoding DUF4916 domain-containing protein, whose product MPSVRTPDPNPGWLSEFQLEETRSRVPILYVEAVPVRLDSLGQVEQVGLLLRGSATTGSLARSFVSGRVLHGEPIRSALMRNLEKDLGPTAFPQLPANIVPFTVAEYFPMPGITPLHDARQHAVALAYVVAVTGECDPRQDALELSWLTPQEALSPAILDELEGGRGILLQQAMAHLGALM is encoded by the coding sequence ATGCCCTCCGTGCGTACCCCTGATCCGAATCCCGGCTGGCTCTCGGAGTTCCAGCTGGAGGAGACCCGCTCTCGCGTCCCGATCCTGTACGTCGAGGCGGTGCCCGTCCGGCTCGACAGTCTCGGCCAGGTCGAGCAGGTCGGCCTGTTGCTGCGCGGCTCGGCCACCACGGGCTCACTGGCCCGCTCGTTCGTGTCGGGCCGGGTGCTCCACGGCGAGCCGATCCGCTCGGCGCTCATGCGCAATCTCGAGAAGGACCTCGGCCCCACGGCGTTCCCCCAGCTGCCGGCGAACATCGTGCCGTTCACCGTCGCCGAGTACTTCCCGATGCCCGGAATCACCCCGCTGCACGACGCGCGCCAGCATGCCGTCGCGTTGGCGTACGTCGTGGCCGTCACCGGCGAGTGCGATCCCCGCCAGGACGCGCTCGAGCTGAGCTGGCTCACGCCGCAGGAGGCGCTCTCCCCCGCGATCCTCGACGAGCTCGAGGGCGGCCGCGGGATCCTGCTGCAGCAGGCGATGGCGCACCTCGGCGCTCTGATGTGA
- a CDS encoding ECF transporter S component, translated as MTSAIRSTSIRYRTLDLVTIAMLGVAFGVVFWGWGKFYDVIDLGAAVGFKPATGLLAGMWLIAGVVGGLIVRRPGAAFATEMVAAMISMFVLGGTAWGGTVLLSGIVQGLGAELIFALFLYRRFDVVTAMLAGALAAVFACLYEWQYYWPDWDLQWRLAYLGFFTVSGIVIAGLGGWLLVRRLAQAGALDSFPAGRP; from the coding sequence ATGACATCTGCCATCCGTTCCACCTCCATCCGATACCGGACGCTCGACCTGGTCACGATCGCCATGCTCGGCGTCGCGTTCGGAGTCGTCTTCTGGGGATGGGGCAAGTTCTACGACGTGATCGACCTGGGCGCGGCGGTGGGCTTCAAGCCCGCGACCGGCCTGCTCGCCGGGATGTGGCTGATCGCCGGTGTCGTCGGCGGGCTCATCGTCCGCCGGCCCGGCGCGGCCTTCGCCACCGAGATGGTGGCCGCCATGATCTCGATGTTCGTGCTGGGCGGCACCGCCTGGGGCGGCACCGTGTTGCTGTCCGGCATCGTCCAGGGTCTGGGCGCCGAGCTGATCTTCGCCCTGTTCCTCTACCGCCGCTTCGACGTCGTGACCGCGATGCTCGCCGGTGCTCTCGCGGCCGTCTTCGCCTGCCTCTACGAGTGGCAGTACTACTGGCCGGACTGGGACCTGCAGTGGCGCCTGGCCTACCTCGGCTTCTTCACCGTCTCCGGCATCGTCATCGCGGGTCTCGGCGGCTGGCTGCTCGTCCGCCGGCTGGCACAGGCGGGAGCGCTCGACTCCTTCCCTGCCGGCCGACCGTGA
- a CDS encoding energy-coupling factor transporter transmembrane component T encodes MTGLITRFNPIVLVAIALTAALGSPAIRTLPVALVCVAVYVVTLAFLVPSWRYPALCLALVALPVASITWSTWLLGGRDLEVAAVAGLRTFVMTWPGAVAVGYVDVARLGDYLAQTLRFPGRFAAALSAALQRVTGVWQTWHELERVRRARHLPRRPGAMAFTLLVHTMREATRTSIAMDARGFASAHRRTWAEPAVWTRLDVAALATAAVLGALPVVFRLIGT; translated from the coding sequence GTGACCGGACTGATCACCCGCTTCAACCCCATCGTGCTGGTGGCGATCGCGCTCACGGCGGCGCTGGGGTCACCGGCCATCCGGACGCTGCCGGTCGCGCTGGTGTGCGTTGCCGTGTACGTCGTCACGCTCGCGTTCCTGGTGCCGTCGTGGCGCTACCCCGCGTTGTGTCTGGCCCTGGTCGCGCTGCCGGTCGCCAGCATCACGTGGTCCACCTGGCTGCTCGGCGGACGGGACCTCGAGGTGGCGGCGGTCGCGGGCCTGCGCACCTTCGTGATGACGTGGCCCGGTGCGGTGGCGGTCGGTTACGTCGACGTCGCGCGGCTCGGTGACTACCTCGCGCAGACCCTGCGGTTCCCGGGGCGGTTCGCGGCGGCGCTCTCGGCGGCGCTGCAGCGGGTCACCGGGGTGTGGCAGACGTGGCACGAGCTCGAACGGGTACGGCGGGCGCGCCATCTGCCGCGCCGGCCCGGGGCCATGGCGTTCACGCTGCTCGTCCACACGATGCGCGAGGCGACGCGCACGTCGATCGCGATGGATGCGCGGGGATTCGCCTCGGCTCATCGGCGCACGTGGGCCGAGCCCGCGGTGTGGACCCGACTCGACGTCGCGGCGCTCGCTACCGCGGCGGTCCTGGGCGCACTCCCCGTGGTGTTTCGCCTCATCGGCACCTGA